From a region of the Myxocyprinus asiaticus isolate MX2 ecotype Aquarium Trade unplaced genomic scaffold, UBuf_Myxa_2 HiC_scaffold_274, whole genome shotgun sequence genome:
- the LOC127439451 gene encoding polyhomeotic-like protein 2, producing the protein MPRGQAKLLEAATIQPSLQSHTVNAVAIHPALAPQPQHCPIPVLPKVPVTCQQATIFHSTTVSHQAITQNGQSPILSHNKTAPQELTAVNLQIQPAPTQMGVVKQDGSDKDSAVPLEVRELCSVQSQQQLLSIPTQVPTRTEPCQLVKQSDQSQVTENTEGIAYFISILFHLYNSMV; encoded by the exons ATGCCAAGGGGTCAAGCCAAGCTCTTAGAGGCCGCCACCATTCAGCCCAGTCTCCAGTCCCACACAGTGAACGCTGTAGCCATCCACCCAGCCCTGGCACCTCAGCCTCAGCACTGCCCTATCCCTGTGCTGCCCAAAGTGCCTGTTACTTGTCAACAAGCCACCATATTCCATTCCACCACTGTGAGTCATCAGGCAATCACACAGAATGGACAGTCACCCATTTTGAGCCACAACAAAACAGCACCTCAAGAACTTACAGCAGTTAACCTCCAGATCCAACCAGCTCCTACGCAA ATGGGAGTAGTCAAACAGGATGGGTCTGATAAGGACAGCGCCGTTCCTCTTGAAGTCCGAGAGCTCTGCTCTGTACAGAGCCAACAGCAGCTGCTATCCATACCGACACAAGTGCCAACCCGGACAGAACCATGCCAATTGGTCAAACAATCTGATCAAAGCCAAGTGACAGAAAACACTGAAGGTATTGCTTactttatttctatattatttcATCTCTATAACTCAATGGTTTAG